The proteins below come from a single Rosa rugosa chromosome 2, drRosRugo1.1, whole genome shotgun sequence genomic window:
- the LOC133729137 gene encoding probable 3-hydroxyisobutyrate dehydrogenase, mitochondrial isoform X3 — protein MAVLYRVRSLHHLSKCISTKILPRRFYSAQVSSQFETVGFIGLGNMGSRMANNLIKAGYQVAVHDINCNAMKKFSDIGAATKETPTEVAEASDVVITMLPTSSHVYDVYTGPNGLLYGGNLRPRLFIDSSTIDPQTSRKLSTIVSNCTLKEQKEDHWKKPALLDAPVSGGVLAAEAGTLTFMAAKICNNLALAISMLGVSESLALGQSLGISASTLTKVFNSSSARCWSSDSYNPVPGVMEGVPSSRNYDGGFASKLMAKDVNIAATSAKEVGLRCPLTCQAQEIYTELCEDGHETKDFSCVFRHYYSGKNEI, from the exons ATGGCAGTCTTGTACAGAGTGAGATCACTACATCATCTATCCAAATGTATTTCCACAAAAATTTTACCGAGGAGATTTTACTCGGCACAAGTCTCGTCCCAATTTGAG ACTGTAGGGTTTATTGGACTGGGAAATATGGGATCCAGAATGGCAAACAATCTAATAAAGGCGGGATACCAAGTAGCTGTTCATGACAT AAACTGCAATGCCATGAAAAAGTTCTCTGATATTGGAGCCGCAACAAAAGAAACACCTACTGAAGTTGCAGAAGCTAGTGATGTTGTAATCACAATGCTCCCTACATCATCTCAT GTATATGATGTTTATACTGGACCAAATGGTTTACTTTATGGAGGGAATTTGCGACCACGGCTATTTATAGATTCATCCACTATTGATCCACAAACATCGAGAAAGCTTTCTACCATCGTCTCTAACTGTACTCTAAAGGAACAGAAAGAAG ATCATTGGAAGAAGCCTGCCTTGCTGGATGCTCCTGTATCTGGAGGTGTCCTTGCAGCGGAAGCTGGGACTCTTACTTTCATG GCAGCAAAGATTTGCAATAATCTGGCACTGGCTATAAGTATGCTTGGCGTCTCAGAATCTCTTGCTCTTGGTCAGTCTCTAGGAATATCTGCCAGTACTCTAACAAAAGTGTTTAACTCTTCCAGTGCTCGCTGTTGGAGCAG CGATAGTTACAATCCAGTTCCGGGAGTGATGGAAGGGGTTCCCTCTTCGAGAAACTATGATGGTGGGTTTGCATCCAAACTAATG GCTAAAGACGTAAATATTGCAGCAACATCAGCCAAAGAGGTTGGTCTTCGATGCCCGTTGACTTGCCAAGCACAAGAGAT ATATACAGAGCTCTGTGAGGATGGCCATGAAACCAAGGACTTCTCCTGCGTATTCCGCCATTATTACTCTGGCAAGAATGAGATTTAG
- the LOC133729137 gene encoding probable 3-hydroxyisobutyrate dehydrogenase, mitochondrial isoform X1, translating into MAVLYRVRSLHHLSKCISTKILPRRFYSAQVSSQFETVGFIGLGNMGSRMANNLIKAGYQVAVHDINCNAMKKFSDIGAATKETPTEVAEASDVVITMLPTSSHVYDVYTGPNGLLYGGNLRPRLFIDSSTIDPQTSRKLSTIVSNCTLKEQKEDHWKKPALLDAPVSGGVLAAEAGTLTFMVGGSEEAYMAAEPLFLSMGKNTVYCGGAGNGSAAKICNNLALAISMLGVSESLALGQSLGISASTLTKVFNSSSARCWSSDSYNPVPGVMEGVPSSRNYDGGFASKLMAKDVNIAATSAKEVGLRCPLTCQAQEIYTELCEDGHETKDFSCVFRHYYSGKNEI; encoded by the exons ATGGCAGTCTTGTACAGAGTGAGATCACTACATCATCTATCCAAATGTATTTCCACAAAAATTTTACCGAGGAGATTTTACTCGGCACAAGTCTCGTCCCAATTTGAG ACTGTAGGGTTTATTGGACTGGGAAATATGGGATCCAGAATGGCAAACAATCTAATAAAGGCGGGATACCAAGTAGCTGTTCATGACAT AAACTGCAATGCCATGAAAAAGTTCTCTGATATTGGAGCCGCAACAAAAGAAACACCTACTGAAGTTGCAGAAGCTAGTGATGTTGTAATCACAATGCTCCCTACATCATCTCAT GTATATGATGTTTATACTGGACCAAATGGTTTACTTTATGGAGGGAATTTGCGACCACGGCTATTTATAGATTCATCCACTATTGATCCACAAACATCGAGAAAGCTTTCTACCATCGTCTCTAACTGTACTCTAAAGGAACAGAAAGAAG ATCATTGGAAGAAGCCTGCCTTGCTGGATGCTCCTGTATCTGGAGGTGTCCTTGCAGCGGAAGCTGGGACTCTTACTTTCATG GTTGGTGGATCTGAGGAAGCTTATATGGCGGCTGAACCCTTGTTCCTTTCGATGGGGAAGAACACAGTTTATTGTGGTGGGGCAGGAAATGGTTCC GCAGCAAAGATTTGCAATAATCTGGCACTGGCTATAAGTATGCTTGGCGTCTCAGAATCTCTTGCTCTTGGTCAGTCTCTAGGAATATCTGCCAGTACTCTAACAAAAGTGTTTAACTCTTCCAGTGCTCGCTGTTGGAGCAG CGATAGTTACAATCCAGTTCCGGGAGTGATGGAAGGGGTTCCCTCTTCGAGAAACTATGATGGTGGGTTTGCATCCAAACTAATG GCTAAAGACGTAAATATTGCAGCAACATCAGCCAAAGAGGTTGGTCTTCGATGCCCGTTGACTTGCCAAGCACAAGAGAT ATATACAGAGCTCTGTGAGGATGGCCATGAAACCAAGGACTTCTCCTGCGTATTCCGCCATTATTACTCTGGCAAGAATGAGATTTAG
- the LOC133729137 gene encoding probable 3-hydroxyisobutyrate dehydrogenase, mitochondrial isoform X2 has translation MAVLYRVRSLHHLSKCISTKILPRRFYSAQVSSQFETVGFIGLGNMGSRMANNLIKAGYQVAVHDINCNAMKKFSDIGAATKETPTEVAEASDVVITMLPTSSHVYDVYTGPNGLLYGGNLRPRLFIDSSTIDPQTSRKLSTIVSNCTLKEQKEDHWKKPALLDAPVSGGVLAAEAGTLTFMVGGSEEAYMAAEPLFLSMGKNTVYCGGAGNGSCSLLEQVFLSTLSIVVPSIHLCDILPLHIYVDSYNPVPGVMEGVPSSRNYDGGFASKLMAKDVNIAATSAKEVGLRCPLTCQAQEIYTELCEDGHETKDFSCVFRHYYSGKNEI, from the exons ATGGCAGTCTTGTACAGAGTGAGATCACTACATCATCTATCCAAATGTATTTCCACAAAAATTTTACCGAGGAGATTTTACTCGGCACAAGTCTCGTCCCAATTTGAG ACTGTAGGGTTTATTGGACTGGGAAATATGGGATCCAGAATGGCAAACAATCTAATAAAGGCGGGATACCAAGTAGCTGTTCATGACAT AAACTGCAATGCCATGAAAAAGTTCTCTGATATTGGAGCCGCAACAAAAGAAACACCTACTGAAGTTGCAGAAGCTAGTGATGTTGTAATCACAATGCTCCCTACATCATCTCAT GTATATGATGTTTATACTGGACCAAATGGTTTACTTTATGGAGGGAATTTGCGACCACGGCTATTTATAGATTCATCCACTATTGATCCACAAACATCGAGAAAGCTTTCTACCATCGTCTCTAACTGTACTCTAAAGGAACAGAAAGAAG ATCATTGGAAGAAGCCTGCCTTGCTGGATGCTCCTGTATCTGGAGGTGTCCTTGCAGCGGAAGCTGGGACTCTTACTTTCATG GTTGGTGGATCTGAGGAAGCTTATATGGCGGCTGAACCCTTGTTCCTTTCGATGGGGAAGAACACAGTTTATTGTGGTGGGGCAGGAAATGGTTCC TGCTCGCTGTTGGAGCAGGTATTCTTGAGCACACTGTCAATTGTAGTGCCATCCATTCATTTGTGTGATATCTTGCCCCTGCACATCTATGT CGATAGTTACAATCCAGTTCCGGGAGTGATGGAAGGGGTTCCCTCTTCGAGAAACTATGATGGTGGGTTTGCATCCAAACTAATG GCTAAAGACGTAAATATTGCAGCAACATCAGCCAAAGAGGTTGGTCTTCGATGCCCGTTGACTTGCCAAGCACAAGAGAT ATATACAGAGCTCTGTGAGGATGGCCATGAAACCAAGGACTTCTCCTGCGTATTCCGCCATTATTACTCTGGCAAGAATGAGATTTAG
- the LOC133729137 gene encoding probable 3-hydroxyisobutyrate dehydrogenase, mitochondrial isoform X4 has translation MKKFSDIGAATKETPTEVAEASDVVITMLPTSSHVYDVYTGPNGLLYGGNLRPRLFIDSSTIDPQTSRKLSTIVSNCTLKEQKEDHWKKPALLDAPVSGGVLAAEAGTLTFMVGGSEEAYMAAEPLFLSMGKNTVYCGGAGNGSAAKICNNLALAISMLGVSESLALGQSLGISASTLTKVFNSSSARCWSSDSYNPVPGVMEGVPSSRNYDGGFASKLMAKDVNIAATSAKEVGLRCPLTCQAQEIYTELCEDGHETKDFSCVFRHYYSGKNEI, from the exons ATGAAAAAGTTCTCTGATATTGGAGCCGCAACAAAAGAAACACCTACTGAAGTTGCAGAAGCTAGTGATGTTGTAATCACAATGCTCCCTACATCATCTCAT GTATATGATGTTTATACTGGACCAAATGGTTTACTTTATGGAGGGAATTTGCGACCACGGCTATTTATAGATTCATCCACTATTGATCCACAAACATCGAGAAAGCTTTCTACCATCGTCTCTAACTGTACTCTAAAGGAACAGAAAGAAG ATCATTGGAAGAAGCCTGCCTTGCTGGATGCTCCTGTATCTGGAGGTGTCCTTGCAGCGGAAGCTGGGACTCTTACTTTCATG GTTGGTGGATCTGAGGAAGCTTATATGGCGGCTGAACCCTTGTTCCTTTCGATGGGGAAGAACACAGTTTATTGTGGTGGGGCAGGAAATGGTTCC GCAGCAAAGATTTGCAATAATCTGGCACTGGCTATAAGTATGCTTGGCGTCTCAGAATCTCTTGCTCTTGGTCAGTCTCTAGGAATATCTGCCAGTACTCTAACAAAAGTGTTTAACTCTTCCAGTGCTCGCTGTTGGAGCAG CGATAGTTACAATCCAGTTCCGGGAGTGATGGAAGGGGTTCCCTCTTCGAGAAACTATGATGGTGGGTTTGCATCCAAACTAATG GCTAAAGACGTAAATATTGCAGCAACATCAGCCAAAGAGGTTGGTCTTCGATGCCCGTTGACTTGCCAAGCACAAGAGAT ATATACAGAGCTCTGTGAGGATGGCCATGAAACCAAGGACTTCTCCTGCGTATTCCGCCATTATTACTCTGGCAAGAATGAGATTTAG
- the LOC133729136 gene encoding LRR receptor-like serine/threonine-protein kinase GHR1, whose translation MSMRLGGILVLSLFFLSAMGQLPSQDILALLAFKKGVKHDPTGFVVNSWNDESIDFNGCPSSWNGVICNGGNVAGVVLDNLSLSADVDLSVFSNLTKLLKLSMANNSISGKIPDNIADFNSLQFLDLSNNLFASSLPPGIGKLGSLRNLSLAGNNFSGSIPDSISGLSSIQSLDLSRNSFSGPLPSALTKLSSLVSLNLSLNGFTKSLPKGFELMSSLDVLDLHGNMLDGPLDKAFLMEATATHVDFSGNMFTSSSSQQQMFLPRLSESIKYLNLSHNQLTGSLVGGSELQIFEDLKVLDLSYNQLSGELPGFNFVYDLQVLKLSNNRFTGVVPNGLIKGDSLVLSELDLSGNNLSGPITMVTSTTLSILNLSSNGLTGKLPLLTGSCAVLDLSKNKLEGNLTRMVKWGNIEYLDLSQNLLTGPIPDVTPQFLRLNYLNLSHNSLSSSIASVITLYPKISVLDLSSNQLDGTVLAELLSMPTLQELHLENNLLTGSINISSPLFNQSNLQVLDLSQNRLSGYFPDQFGSLNGLKVLNIGRNNLSGSLPTSISDMSTLSSLDISQNHFTGPLPNNLPNSLVFFNASYNDLSGDVPENLRKFPSSSFYPGNTRLRFPSGGPPGSNSSESEHSKRKPFSTLVKVIIIVSCVVAAFILLLLAIFIHYIRMSRRTPSENTANKDIHKRAPPNPSGARGAESGGALVVSAGDLVASRKGSSSEIISPGEKLAAVSDFSPSKNSHFSWSPESGDSYTAENLARLDVRSPDRLVGELHFLDETIALTPEELSRAPAEVLGRSSHGTSYKATLDNGLFLTVKWLREGVAKQKKEFAKEAKKFANMRHPNVVGLRGYYWGPTQHEKLILSDYISPGSLASFLYDRPGRKGPPLTWAQRLKIAVDVARGLNYLHFDRAVPHGNLKATNILLDGSDLNARVADYCLHRLMTQAGTIEQILDAGVLGYRAPELAASKKPLPSFKSDVYAFGVILLELLTGRCAGDVISGEGGGADLTEWVRLRVAEGRGSDCFDAALVTEMGNPAAEKGMKEVLGISLRCIRSVSERPGIKTIYEDLSSI comes from the exons ATGAGTATGAGACTGGGTGGGATTTTAGTGCTGtccctatttttcctttctgcAATGGGACAGCTTCCTTCGCAGGATATATTGGCGCTGCTCGCATTCAAGAAGGGTGTCAAGCATGATCCTACTGGTTTTGTTGTCAATTCTTGGAATGATGAGTCCATTGACTTCAATGGTTGTCCTTCTTCTTGGAATGGGGTTATATGTAATGGTGGAAATGTTGCTGGAGTTGTCCTTGATAATTTGAGTCTCTCTGCGGATGTGGACTTGAGTGTGTTTTCGAATCTAACCAAGCTTCTAAAACTTTCCATGGCCAACAATTCGATATCTGGGAAAATTCCTGACAATATTGCAGACTTCAACAGCCTCCAGTTTCTTGATCTCTCCAACAATTTATTTGCTTCATCCTTACCACCTGGAATTGGTAAGTTGGGGAGCTTAAGGAACCTCTCATTAGCTGGCAATAACTTCTCGGGCTCCATTCCAGATTCCATTTCAGGGCTTTCCTCAATCCAGTCGTTGGACTTAAGTCGCAACTCCTTTTCAGGGCCGCTGCCGTCCGCATTGACAAAGCTGTCCAGTCTGGTATCTCTAAATCTTTCTTTGAATGGCTTTACCAAGAGCTTACCTAAGGGGTTTGAGCTAATGTCAAGTCTAGATGTGCTCGACTTGCATGGAAATATGCTTGATGGTCCTCTGGATAAGGCATTTCTGATGGAAGCAACTGCCACGCATGTTGATTTTAGTGGCAATATGTTTACAAGTTCCAGTTCACAGCAGCAGATGTTTCTACCTCGTCTTTCTGAGAGTATCAAGTACTTGAATCTTTCCCACAACCAGCTTACTGGGTCACTGGTAGGTGGCAGTGAGCTTCAGATATTTGAGGACTTGAAGGTGTTGGATCTCAGCTACAACCAGCTGTCAGGAGAATTGCCTGGATTTAATTTTGTCTATGACCTCCAGGTCCTCAAACTTAGCAACAACAGATTTACTGGAGTTGTTCCCAATGGCCTAATAAAAGGAGATTCTCTGGTTTTAAGTGAACTAGATCTGAGTGGCAACAATCTCTCAG GACCAATAACTATGGTGACATCAACAACTCTGAGCATCCTTAATCTCTCCTCGAATGGGCTTACTGGTAAGTTGCCATTGCTGACTGGAAGTTGTGCTGTACTTGATCTATCCAAGAACAAATTAGAGGGAAATTTAACCAGGATGGTGAAATGGGGGAACATTGAATACCTTGATCTGAGTCAAAATCTTTTGACAGGACCCATCCCTGATGTCACTCCACAGTTTTTGCGTTTAAATTATCtcaatctctcccataattctCTTAGTAGTTCCATAGCAAGTGTTATAACACTGTATCCAAAGATTAGTGTCCTTGATCTCAGTTCTAACCAGTTAGATGGCACAGTTCTAGCTGAGTTGCTGAGCATGCCTACTCTGCAAGAGCTCCACCTTGAAAATAATTTACTCACTGGGTCTATTAACATTTCATCTCCTTTGTTCAACCAATCCAATCTTCAGGTTCTTGATCTTTCTCAGAACCGGCTGAGTGGTTATTTTCCTGATCAATTTGGTTCACTGAATGGGCTTAAAGTGCTCAATATTGGGAGAAATAATCTTTCTGGCTCTCTGCCAACTTCCATATCTGACATGAGCACACTAAGCTCATTAGACATATCGCAGAATCATTTCACAGGTCCTCTTCCAAACAACTTGCCAAACAGTCTTGTATTCTTTAATGCTTCATATAATGATCTTTCTGGGGATGTCCCAGAAAATCTGAGAAAGTTTCCGAGTTCTTCCTTCTATCCAGGGAATACACGTTTGCGGTTTCCAAGTGGTGGTCCTCCTGGATCAAACAGTTCTGAATCTGAACATTCAAAGAGGAAACCATTCAGCACACTTGTCAAAGTTATCATTATAGTTTCATGTGTGGTTGCTGCTTTCATTCTTCTTCTGCTTGCTATCTTCATTCATTACATCCGCATGTCAAGGAGAACCCCATCAGAGAATACTGCAAACAAAGACATCCACAAACGTGCTCCACCAAACCCCTCAGGTGCTCGAGGAGCAGAGAGTGGTGGTGCTTTGGTTGTTTCAGCTGGGGATCTTGTGGCTTCACGGAAAGGATCGTCTTCTGAAATTATCAGCCCTGGTGAAAAACTCGCAGCTGTAAGTGACTTCTCCCCTTCAAAGAACAGCCATTTCTCTTGGTCACCAGAGTCCGGAGATTCCTACACTGCGGAAAACCTTGCCAGACTGGACGTGAGATCACCGGATAGATTGGTTGGTGAGCTTCATTTTCTTGATGAAACAATTGCATTAACACCTGAGGAGCTTTCAAGGGCTCCTGCTGAAGTTTTGGGGAGAAGCAGCCATGGCACTTCTTATAAGGCAACACTTGATAACGGGCTGTTCTTGACAGTTAAGTGGTTGAGAGAAGGGGTGGCAAAGCAGAAAAAGGAGTTTGCCAAGGAGGCTAAGAAATTTGCCAATATGAGGCATCCAAATGTTGTGGGTTTGAGAGGGTACTATTGGGGTCCTACACAGCATGAGAAGCTTATTCTTTCAGATTATATCTCACCTGGAAGTCTTGCTAGCTTTCTTTATG ATCGACCAGGAAGAAAAGGTCCACCATTGACCTGGGCCCAAAGGCTCAAAATTGCAGTTGATGTTGCACGTGGCCTGAATTATCTCCATTTTGATCGTGCTGTTCCGCACGGTAACCTCAAAGCAACAAATATTCTGTTGGATGGGTCTGATCTGAATGCCCGAGTTGCTGATTACTGCCTCCACCGCCTCATGACACAAGCTGGCACCATTGAACAGATTCTTGATGCTGGTGTCTTAGGTTACCGCGCCCCAGAGCTGGCTGCTTCCAAGAAGCCACTGCCCTCCTTCAAGTCCGATGTTTACGCCTTTGGAGTGATATTGTTGGAACTTTTAACTGGAAGGTGCGCTGGTGATGTGATCTCTGGTGAAGGAGGCGGGGCAGATTTGACAGAATGGGTGCGGTTGAGGGTAGCAGAAGGTCGTGGGTCAGATTGTTTTGATGCTGCATTGGTGACTGAGATGGGAAATCCAGCAGCAGAGAAGGGAATGAAGGAAGTCCTTGGAATATCATTACGGTGTATACGTTCTGTTTCTGAGAGGCCAGGTATTAAGACTATATATGAGGATCTCTCTTCCATATAG